The Mycteria americana isolate JAX WOST 10 ecotype Jacksonville Zoo and Gardens chromosome 18, USCA_MyAme_1.0, whole genome shotgun sequence region GCAAAAGACGGGGGGGACGCACGGCTTTTCCCAGGATTGCGTCCGGCAAGGGTGCGCAGccggctcctctctccccagggcAAGCTCTACCGGGGTTTTTTGGATTGCATCCTGCAAATCTCCAGCAAAGAGGGGCTGCTGGGCTTGTACAAGGGCATCGGCGCCGTCTACCTCCGCCTCGGCCCCCACACCGTCCTCAGCCTCTTCTTTTGGGACGAGCTCAGGAAGATggtgcagcaccagcagcccccggggcccTAGGAcgggctcccagccccgccgcagccaTTAATAAAGGGGTTTTTCTATTTTTGGCGTCGTTTTGGGGCCTTTGGGGTGGTGCAAAGAGGGAGGGGGTGctgccctgcaaagccaggaCCTGAAACGCCGCGATGCATCGGGCTGGAGAGGATAACGGCGATGCCAGGGCGGGAGGGATTAAAGATGCTGGAGGTCCCCGAGCCCTGCCATGTGCATCCCATCACTGCATCCCTCTCGCCACCCTAATTTTCCCCTCCACAGGGCAGCTGGAGCTcagctgctccagccagggctccaGCTGCCCTCGCTTGCCCCAGCAATGATTTACTAGCCGGGGGGGGGCCGTTCCCAGCCTCCACCCCGTGGACCTTGGAGCCGGGGCCTGGCTACGCCGTGGCTCCTCTCCGCCGAACATGTTTTCTCTGGGGTCCTGGCTGCCAGCGTTGCCcaggctggcgtggggctgggcgctgctggATGCGCTCCTGCAAGGTGAGAGCCCTCGGGGGTGGCATGGGAACGGCTTGGGGACATCCTGAGGGACGTCGGTGACCCGCTGCTGCCTTTTCCCCGCAGGGTTGGTGGGTGCCTGCGCCATCTCGGTGCTCTGCAGCCTCCTGAAGGTTTATCTCTACATCCAGTGCCTGAAGTAAGCGCGGCTCTTCTTCTCCCTGGGGGATTTGTTCTGGAGAGCCGCTTTTGGGATCCGCTATCGGGGGGGTGGCtctcagcacccatgggtgctggaagtggcctgagcagggcaggggctgcaccctcctctccctgctgcaaaGCACAGGGGAGGTCTCCGAGGCTGTCACCCCATTTTGGGGTggcggaggaggaaggggacatCCAGCCCGGCTCAGCGTCCCCCTCGCTGTCCCCAGCAACCCCGAGAGGCAGGTGGAGAAGGAGGCGATCCGGGCGCAGCGGcgggtgctggagctgctgcacgTGGCGGTGCTGACGGCCGTGCTGGCACTGGTGGGCTCCCGTGTGGCCGCGCTGGTGGTGCTGGAGTTCTCCCTGCGTGCCGTCTCCACCATCCTCTCCCTCGGCAAGGTGAGATGGgacgggggaaactgaggcacggtggGGAGGTGGTGTGGAGGGAGCCGTGAAACGGTGCATCCCTTGCAGATTTGCAAGGGGATTGCTTTGCAACCGTGCATCCCTCGCGGATTTGCAACAACTATGGGGGCTTTAGGGGCTGTGGCATGGAGGACACCGTGCATCGCTTTGTCAGCCGCGCATCCCCTTGCTGCTTTGCAACACCCGCGGGCAGGACAGGGGCTGTGGCACGGGGGATATTATGCGTCCCCTTGCTGCTTTGCAGCCTCTgtggggaggatgggggtggCTGGCATGGAGAAAACCATGCATGGCTTTGCAGCCGTGCATCCTCTCGCTGCTTTGCAACGCCCGTGGGGAGGACAGGGGAGGCGGCGTGGAGAAGACGGCGCGTGGCTTTGCAAACTCTGCAGGGAGGATGAGGGCCGTGGCATGCCCGAAATAATGCATCTTCCTGCTGCTTGCAGCACCCGTGGGGCATATGAGAGCCCTGGCATGGAGGAGCCTGtgcatgctgctgctttgcaacCTCTGCGGGGAGGATGAGGATGGCTGGCATGGAGAAAACCATGCATGGCTTTGCATGCGTGCATGCCCTTGCAACCGTGCATCCTCTTGCTGCGTGCAACACCTGCAGGGTCACGGGGGGCTGCAGCATGGAGAAAACCATTCATTGCTTTGCAGTCACGCATCCCTTTGCAGCTTTGCGACACCTGCAGGGAGGATGAGGGCTGTGGCATGCCCGAAATAATGCATccccctgctgcccacagcactTGCGGGGCATATGGGAGCCATGGCATGGAGGAGGCAATGCATCTTCTTGCTGCTTTGCAACCTCTGCAGGGTAGATGAGGATGGCTGGCATGGAGAAAACCATGCATCGCTCTGCATGCACGCGTGCCTTTGCAACCGTGCAGCCCCTTGCTGCTTGCAACACCCGTGGGGCTGCAGCGTGGAGGAAGCCATGCATTGCTTTGCCGCCGCGCATCCCCTCGCTGCTTGCAACGCCTGTGGAGTTTGCGGGGAGGCTGCAGCACGGAGGAAGCCATGCATCGCTTGGCAGCCGTGCATCCCCTCTCTGCTTTGCAACCTCCGCAGAGGCTGACGGGGCCGTCCTGCTCTTGCAGGGCGCCCACAGCAGCCAGCTCTACCTGCTGTGCCAGTACTCGCTGGGCTGCGGGGTGTCCTGCGGCCTCAGCTTCTTGCTGGAAGGGGCTCCCCACGGGACCTGCAAcctggggctggcggcggggctggcggggctgctgGCCACCTACGCCCGGCGCCTGGCTCGTCACGTCTGCACCCTCTACGAGCTGCACAGCCGAGGACGTTACTGCGGCAtctgcatcctcctcctcgccgccggTCACGGCATCCCCCGGCTGCTCCAGAACGCTTTGGCCGTCACCTTCGCCGTGGCTGACCTGGCTGCCGTGGCGCTCATCAACCGGGATTTCCTCTCCACGGCGGAGGCCGTCCGCTTCTGGACACCGCTCACCATCTGCTACACGCTGCTGGTCATCTACATGCAAGGTGAGAAGGGGACCAAACCCTCAGTTACGGGTTTTCTGGGGGAGTGAGGGGGGTATGTCCCGGTATGGCACATCCTGGGGCTGTATGGGGACACGTGGGGCTGTATGGGGACACGTGGGGCATCCTGGGGGTATATGCAAAGCCACCCCGTAGCACCCCTGAAATGCACGGCGTCCCCCAgtcgtggggctggggaggggacagggttCCCCCCGCGGTGGCCGCCCCAACGCCGCgtccttgcagaggagctgcgGCAGAGCACCGGCGGGTGGGCCGTTTACCAGACGGTGCTGGTACGGATGGGCggcctcttcatcctcctcctcactgtcGGCCGTTGGACCGACATCCTCCACATCCTCATCTCGCTGCTGGGAGAGCTCTGGTGCCTGCTCCACGCTGGCATCATGCTGGAGGCGTGCCGGCGGCAGGTGAGATGGGGTCACCTCCCCGCCATGATGCTGGGGTGAGGGGCTGGCGGCAGCCCTGAGGCCACGATGAGAggcctttctgcttctcttcttccatctCCCGTAGGATTTCACCCAGCAGTCTCGGTTGGATAGGTGGTCAGGATCAGGATCAGGATCAGAGGAGGCATCCTGATAAGCCGCGGGATGCAACCAGGCATCAGAAACTCAGGGTGGCTTCGCCTAGCTCCCCGAAAAGCAGgcaccccccaaatcctccccgtTGCAGATCCCCCATGGGGATGAAGGAAGAAGGGCTCCCGGAAGGTGCTCGACCCCATCCCACGGggtgggggaggttggggggaTGCTCACGTGGCCCCTGGTTTTTGGGGGGACCTCGCAAGGCTGCGGCGGTGCTGGGGGTTtgctccctcatcccaccggggatGTGGGATGCCGATGGATGTCCCCGTCCTCGGCAGCTGCGGGGCCGCACCGTTGAGGTGCAGGGGCCTCCGGGGGCTTATAAAtctcagaaaataaagttttttccAGCAAAACGCGGGGGCAGAGCGAGCTGGAGAGGGGCTCAGGGATGGCTGCGGTGCAGCTTTTTGGAGGAGGTGGGTGGTGTGGTTCCTCCCCTGGAAGGGgaactgaggcagggagggggtgacCCTCCGGCTGAGAGGTGcccccatgcctcagtttccccacctggcTGCAgccggccgtgccgtgccgtgccgtgccacgggGCACCAGGCCCCCCGCAGCTGGGGTGCAGGatctggagagggaaggaggccccggcagcggctgctTCCCTGGGCAAGAACCCCCGGCCCTgcggggggagcaggagaggggctggggcagtACGGGGCATCCTGGGGGTATATAGGCTGTCCTGGGGGTATATAGGGGCATAGGGGGCCAGCTGGGGCTGTATAGGGGCACATGGGCATCCTGGGGGGTGTATGGGGTGGTACATGGGGCAACCTCCAGGCACATGGGGCAACCTAGGGGCGTCGGGGCATCCGGGGCTGTacagggcaccctggggacatggggcacccTGAGGGTGCCTGGGGCAAGCGGGGGGGTCCATGggacaacgggggggggggggaggggcatgGGTCATCCCAGAGCACATGGGGGCACCCGAGTGGCCATGGGTCACCCCGGGGTGCGTGGGGCAGCCAGAGGGCTCGGAGGACACCCTTGGGTCCATGAGGCACCCTGAGGTCCCACGGAGCACCCTGGGGTGTATGGGGCTGTCAGAGGGGCCCacggggcaccccagggtgcatAGGGCACCCTGAGAACATATGGGGCACCCCATGTTCTATAGGTCACCCTAAGGACCTatggggcaccccagggtgcatGGGGCACCCTAAAGATAtgtgtcccccgtccccctctgcccggggccgtggggcaggcaggggggaggaggaagggaggggggggaggaggaggaggaggaggaggaggaggaggaggaggaggaggagggggaggaaggggcggTGATGCCGGGCGGCtctgcctccccgctgcccccgccgcgccgggcagggCGCGCCCGCGGAGCGCACGGAGGGACCCGCACCGGCTCCCCAGGtaggggacagggacggggacggggacagggacggggccACCCCCCGAGGGGCAGGCGGGGCTGCAGGGCCGTCCCCGGGCAGGCGACCCCCCCGGGTAGGGGAcacccccgccccctcccccccccccaaggtagGACCCCCTCCAGGTAGGGGACAAGGGCCACCCTCAGGTAGGGGACACCCCAGATATGGGATTGGGGACACCCCCAGGTAGGGGGCAGGGGACACCCCAAGATGGGGCACGGGACCCCCCAGGTAATGGGATAAGGACCGCAGAGCCGTCCTGGGACGGGACAAGGGGACCAAGAGCCACCCCCAGGTAtgggacaggggacacccccaGGTATGGGATTGGGGACACTCCCAGGTAGGGGTCGGGGGGCTCCCAGGTTGGGGGGGCACGGTGGGGCCACCGCCACTCAGGGGACAGGGGCACCCCCAGGTAGGGtacagggggctgtggggctacCCGGTGGGGGAGAGGGGATTGTGGGGGGCTGCAAAGCCACCCCCCGGGTAAGGGACAAGGGGACAGCAAGGCCACTtggggaggggacaaggggacaccaaGGGCTGTGTCCTCCCACGCTGGCCCTTCTCTCGTGGGCATCCTCCAAGTGCTCTCCAAGAGGTCCCCAGGGTTGGGGACAGAGGTGGGGGACAGTTGTAG contains the following coding sequences:
- the TMEM82 gene encoding transmembrane protein 82, whose protein sequence is MFSLGSWLPALPRLAWGWALLDALLQGLVGACAISVLCSLLKVYLYIQCLNNPERQVEKEAIRAQRRVLELLHVAVLTAVLALVGSRVAALVVLEFSLRAVSTILSLGKGAHSSQLYLLCQYSLGCGVSCGLSFLLEGAPHGTCNLGLAAGLAGLLATYARRLARHVCTLYELHSRGRYCGICILLLAAGHGIPRLLQNALAVTFAVADLAAVALINRDFLSTAEAVRFWTPLTICYTLLVIYMQEELRQSTGGWAVYQTVLVRMGGLFILLLTVGRWTDILHILISLLGELWCLLHAGIMLEACRRQDFTQQSRLDRWSGSGSGSEEAS